A window of Rhinolophus ferrumequinum isolate MPI-CBG mRhiFer1 chromosome X, mRhiFer1_v1.p, whole genome shotgun sequence contains these coding sequences:
- the PDHA1 gene encoding pyruvate dehydrogenase E1 component subunit alpha, somatic form, mitochondrial: MRKMLAAVSRVLSGAAQKPASRVLVASRNFANDATFEIKKCDLHRLEEGPPVTTVLTREDGLKYYRMMQTVRRMELKADQLYKQKIIRGFCHLCDGQEACCVGLEAGINPTDHLITAYRAHGFTFTRGLTVREILAELTGRRGGCAKGKGGSMHMYAKNFYGGNGIVGAQVPLGAGIALACKYNGKDEICLTLYGDGAANQGQIFEAYNMAALWKLPCIFICENNRYGMGTSVERAAASTDYYKRGDFIPGLRVDGMDVLCVREATKFAASHCRSGKGPILMELQTYRYHGHSMSDPGVSYRTREEIQEVRSKSDPIMLLKDRMVNSNLASVEELKEIDVEVRKEIEDAAQFATADPEPPLEELGYHIYSNEPPFEVRGANQWIKFKSVS, from the exons AAGTGTGACCTTCACCGGCTGGAAGAGGGCCCTCCCGTCACCACGGTGCTCACCAGGGAGGATGGGCTCAAATACTACAGGATGATGCAGACTGTTCGCCGAATGGAGTTAAAGGCAGATCAGCTGTACAAGCAGAAAATTATTCGTGGTTTCTGTCACTTGTGTGATGGCCAG GAAGCTTGTTGTGTGGGCCTGGAGGCTGGCATAAATCCCACAGACCATCTGATCACAGCCTATCGGGCTCATGGCTTTACCTTCACTCGTGGGCTTACTGTCCGAGAAATTCTTGCAGAGCTTACAG GACGAAGAGGCGGTTGTGCTAAAGGAAAAGGAGGATCAATGCATATGTACGCCAAGAACTTCTACGGGGGCAATGGGATCGTTGGAGCTCAG GTGCCCCTGGGAGCTGGCATTGCGCTGGCCTGTAAGTACAACGGGAAAGATGAGATCTGTCTGACTTTATATGGTGATGGCGCTGCCAATCAG GGTCAGATATTTGAAGCTTACAATATGGCAGCTTTGTGGAAATTACCTTGtattttcatctgtgaaaataACCGCTATGGAATGGGAACGTCTGTTGAGAGAGCAGCAGCCAGCACGGATTACTATAAGAGAGGCGACTTCATTCCTGGGCTGAGG GTAGATGGAATGGATGTCCTGTGTGTCCGGGAGGCGACAAAGTTTGCAGCCTCTCACTGTAGATCTGGAAAG GGGCCCATCCTGATGGAACTGCAGACTTACCGTTACCATGGGCACAGCATGAGTGATCCTGGAGTTAG TTATCGTACACGAGAAGAAATTCAGGAAGTGAGAAGTAAGAGTGACCCGATCATGCTTCTCAAGGACAGAATGGTGAACAGCAATCTTGCCAGTGTTGAAGAATTAAAG GAAATTGATGTTGAAGTGAGGAAGGAAATTGAGGACGCGGCCCAGTTTGCTACAGCCGATCCTGAACCGCCTTTGGAAGAACTAGGGTATCACATCTACTCCAACGAGCCACCTTTTGAAGTTCGGGGTGCAAATCAGTGGATCAAGTTCAAGTCCGTCAGTTAA